A DNA window from Gammaproteobacteria bacterium contains the following coding sequences:
- a CDS encoding type IV pilus secretin PilQ, translating to MSIGTKKSIHSSSSPGSVAKRWLFGVIGGLALGIPTAFAANTLEAIDVGSLPGNKVQVILKMEQPPEKPLSFTIDNPARIALDLPDTHNALGKAPQPIGVGLAKSLTAIEAQGRTRVVINLVQMAPYDTRVEGNMIVVTLQDSASTAAAASAMPSAGTTATAPQAAMSGNALQNVDFRRGDQGEGRVIITLASPNMPVDMRQEAGQVVLDFFGAELPENLHRRLDVSDFATPVKTVDTFVKGKNVRMVIAPSGDYDHVAYQTDNLFTVEIKPTTKEEQEARRREKLGFTGERLSLNFQDIEVRSVLQLIADFTGTNIVVSDTVTGNLTLRLQNVPWDQALDIVLRTKGLAMRKSNDVILVAPSEEIAAREKLELESQKQIEELAPLYSEYIQVNYAKAADLAELLKGEEGTSMLSERGTVTIDQRTNTLLIRDTAEKLADIRKLVTTLDIPVRQVLIESRIVIASDDFAKELGVRWGGGRMDSSNTTNTGVGGGMPGDLAYNPNFFPTTIANPNDSDPPVDALFADLRAPNATSAINFIIGRAGRDLLRLELSAMQAEGRGEVVSSPRVITANQKEAVIRDGVQIPYREASSSGAATVSFKEATLSLTVIPQITPDDRVVMDLRVTQDTVGERFGPEGIPAIDTRSVETQVLVDNGDTAVLGGIYIHEKSNEVAKIPFFGDLPGVGVAFRNNRSVNKKSELLIFVTPRILKENLAAF from the coding sequence ATGAGTATCGGTACCAAGAAGTCAATTCACAGCTCCAGCTCGCCGGGCAGCGTCGCAAAGCGCTGGCTGTTCGGCGTGATCGGAGGGCTCGCCCTGGGTATCCCAACGGCATTCGCCGCCAATACGCTGGAGGCCATCGATGTCGGCTCCCTGCCGGGGAACAAGGTTCAGGTCATCCTGAAAATGGAGCAGCCGCCGGAGAAGCCGCTGAGCTTCACGATCGACAACCCCGCACGTATCGCCCTCGATCTGCCGGATACGCACAATGCACTCGGCAAGGCCCCGCAGCCGATCGGCGTCGGCCTGGCCAAGAGCCTGACGGCGATCGAGGCGCAGGGACGTACGCGCGTGGTTATCAATCTGGTGCAGATGGCCCCCTACGATACGCGCGTCGAGGGCAACATGATCGTCGTGACCCTGCAAGACAGCGCCAGTACCGCGGCCGCGGCGTCCGCAATGCCGAGTGCCGGTACCACCGCGACTGCACCGCAAGCTGCCATGTCCGGCAACGCCCTCCAGAATGTCGATTTCCGCCGTGGCGACCAGGGCGAAGGCCGTGTGATCATCACCCTGGCCAGCCCCAACATGCCGGTCGACATGCGCCAGGAAGCGGGGCAGGTGGTGCTCGATTTCTTCGGTGCCGAACTGCCTGAAAACCTTCACCGTCGCCTGGACGTCTCCGACTTCGCCACGCCGGTGAAGACCGTCGATACCTTCGTCAAGGGCAAGAATGTCCGCATGGTGATCGCCCCTTCCGGCGACTATGACCATGTGGCCTACCAGACTGATAATCTGTTCACGGTAGAGATCAAACCCACCACGAAAGAAGAACAGGAGGCACGTCGCCGCGAGAAGCTGGGCTTCACAGGGGAACGCCTGTCCCTCAATTTTCAGGATATCGAGGTCCGCTCGGTGCTGCAGTTGATCGCCGATTTCACCGGCACCAACATCGTGGTCAGTGACACCGTCACCGGCAACCTGACGCTGCGCCTGCAAAACGTCCCCTGGGATCAGGCCCTGGATATCGTGCTGAGGACCAAGGGCCTGGCGATGCGCAAGAGCAACGACGTGATTCTGGTCGCCCCCAGCGAGGAGATCGCCGCGCGGGAGAAACTCGAACTGGAATCCCAGAAGCAGATCGAGGAACTGGCACCGTTGTATTCCGAATATATCCAGGTCAACTACGCCAAGGCCGCCGACCTGGCGGAACTGTTGAAGGGCGAGGAAGGCACATCGATGTTGTCCGAGCGCGGCACGGTGACCATTGATCAGCGCACCAACACACTGCTGATCCGCGATACGGCCGAGAAGCTGGCCGACATCCGCAAGCTCGTCACCACCCTGGACATCCCGGTCCGGCAGGTGTTGATCGAGTCACGTATCGTGATCGCCAGCGACGACTTCGCCAAGGAACTGGGCGTGCGTTGGGGCGGGGGTCGCATGGACAGCTCCAACACCACCAATACGGGGGTCGGCGGCGGTATGCCGGGCGACCTGGCCTATAATCCAAACTTCTTCCCGACCACAATCGCGAATCCCAACGACTCCGATCCGCCGGTCGACGCCCTGTTCGCCGATCTGCGCGCACCCAACGCCACCTCGGCCATCAACTTCATCATTGGCCGTGCCGGTCGCGATCTGCTGCGCCTGGAGCTGTCCGCCATGCAGGCCGAGGGCCGTGGCGAGGTGGTCTCGAGCCCACGCGTGATCACCGCCAACCAGAAGGAAGCGGTCATCCGTGACGGTGTGCAGATCCCCTATCGCGAGGCCTCTTCCAGCGGCGCGGCGACCGTCAGCTTCAAGGAGGCCACTCTCTCCCTGACGGTCATCCCGCAGATCACACCCGATGACCGCGTGGTCATGGACCTGCGCGTGACCCAGGATACGGTGGGTGAGCGCTTCGGGCCCGAGGGCATACCAGCCATCGATACGCGCTCCGTGGAGACCCAGGTGCTGGTGGACAACGGCGATACTGCGGTGCTGGGTGGCATCTACATCCACGAGAAGAGTAACGAGGTCGCCAAGATCCCATTCTTCGGCGATCTGCCGGGTGTCGGGGTCGCCTTCCGCAATAATCGCAGCGTCAACAAGAAGTCGGAGCTGCTGATCTTCGTGACACCGCGTATTCTGAAGGAGAATCTCGCCGCCTTCTAA